TACGGCCCCGCCGCCACGCTCACCACCGCCGCCGACGACGGCTGGGTCACGCTCACGCTCCGCCTGCCTTCGCCGCTCCACTCGTGAAACGTCTCATCATCATCGACGACGAACCCATCGCCCGCGACGCTCTGCGCTCGCTCCTCGCCGTGCACCTCGACATCGAAGTCGTCGGCGAAGCCGGCACGCTCACCGATGCACGCCTCCAGCTCGCGCGTTCCGGTTACGATCTCGTTCTCCTCGACATCCAGTTGCGCGGCGGCTCCGGCTTCGACCTCGTGCCGCTCGTCCGTCCCGGCGCGCGCATCATCTTCGTGACCGCGCACGACGAGCACGCCGTCCGCGCGTTCACCGTCAACGCCCTTGACTACCTCCTCAAGCCCGTCGTGCCGGAGCGCCTCGCCGTCGCCCTCGCCCGCCTCGCGCCCGACTCTCAACCCTCATCTCTCAACTCTCAACTCGCCCCGCTTCCCGCTCCACTCTCCCCGCTCTTGTTGGAGGACCGCGTCCACCTCAAGCTCGGCGGCGGCACCGAGCGTTTCGTGCGCGTCGGCGAGATTCGCTGCATCCAGTCCGAGGAAAACTACACCGCCGTGCATGTCGGCGCTCCCGCCGAGCGCCTCCTCGTCCGGCGCACGCTGCAGTCGTGGGAGGATCAGCTCCCGTCGTCGCACTTCGTCCGCGTCCATCGCCAGACCCTCGTCAACGCCGCGCACGTCCACGGCGTCGCGCGCGTCACGGTGGACGTCAGCCACCTCACGGTCCAGGGCATGGCGCAACCCGTCGTCGCCAGCCAGCGCTACCTCGCGGAACTGCGCCAGCACCTCGCGCAACTCCGCGACTGAGCCCCCGCCGCCCACCCTCTCGCGTCCCCGCATGACTCGCGCCCTCTTCCTTTTTCTCCTCGGCGGCAGCCTCGGTCTCGCGCTCTCCGCTCAGACGCCCAGCGAGGAGCCCGCGCGTCTCGAACCGCTCGTCGTCACCGCTCAGAAACGCGGTCAGTCCATCGAATCGGTTCCCGCCTCCCTCACCGCCTACTCCGGCACCGCGCTCGCCGCGCTCGGCATCGATTCCTTCGACGCGCTCGCGCCGCTCGTGCCGGGCCTCTTCGTCTCCACCCAATCGCCGTCGTATCCCAGCCTCAACGTCCGCGGCGTCGGCACCGACTCGAACGACCCGCGCCAGGAGCCGCGCGTCTCCGTCTTCCTCGACGGCGTCGCCATCGGTCGCACCGCCGGCGCCTCGGTGGCGCTCTTCGACCTCGCGCAAGTCGAGGTGCTGAAAGGCCCCCAAGGCACGCTCTTCGGCCGCCACGCCGGCTCCGGCGCGCTCTCGCTCGTCACCGCGCGCCCCGCCGCGACCGACTCCGCGCGCCTCGCGCTCGGCGGCGGCGACGCCGGCCAGCGCCGCGCCACCGGTTTCGTCAACACCGCCTCGCCCGACGCGCGCCTGAGCGCGCGCGTGGCCTTCCTTTTCGATCGCGCCGATGGCGCCACGCCCAACCTCGCCGGCGGTCCCGCGCTCGGCGGCCGCGACACCGTCGCGTTGCGCCCATCGCTGCGCCGGCAACCGCAGCCCGACACCACCATCGATCTCATCCTCGGCTACGAACGCGACACGGCGAGCGGCACCGCGTTCAAGAGCGGCGTCATCCCCACCTCGCGCGGCGACACCGATCCGTTCACCGCCGCCGAACTCAATCGCGGCGCCGCGCTCGGCGGCACGCGCGAGCTCCACAGCGCCACGCTCTCGCTCTCGCACCGCCTCGCGCCGCGCTGGACGCTCGTCTCGCTCACCTCCGCGCGGCGCTTCACGGCGCACGACGAGAGCGACATCGACGGCTCGCGCCTCTTCCTCCTCGAAGCCGGCGACCACCAAACCGGCCGCGAACTCAGTCAGGAACTCCGTCTCAACTTCGACGACGACCAGCGCCTCGCCGGCTTCCTCGGCCTGAGCGCCACGCGCGAACGCGCCGCCGAGACGGTCGATCTCGCCACCGACGAGCGCCAGCTCTGGCCGTTCCTCGCGGGCAATTTCCGCAGCGGCCTCCTCGCCGCTGGCGTGCCCGCCACACTCGTCGACGCCGCCGTGCCGCCGCTGCATCCGTTCCTCCCGCAGACGAATCTTCCCGCCGGCTTCGCCGCGCTCGCGTTCGTGCCGCCGCTCGCGCCGCTCGCCACACTCGCCGGTGCGCCGCTGCGCCCACTCGCGGCCGACCGTTACCGTAACGACGCC
This window of the Candidatus Didemnitutus sp. genome carries:
- a CDS encoding response regulator — its product is MKRLIIIDDEPIARDALRSLLAVHLDIEVVGEAGTLTDARLQLARSGYDLVLLDIQLRGGSGFDLVPLVRPGARIIFVTAHDEHAVRAFTVNALDYLLKPVVPERLAVALARLAPDSQPSSLNSQLAPLPAPLSPLLLEDRVHLKLGGGTERFVRVGEIRCIQSEENYTAVHVGAPAERLLVRRTLQSWEDQLPSSHFVRVHRQTLVNAAHVHGVARVTVDVSHLTVQGMAQPVVASQRYLAELRQHLAQLRD
- a CDS encoding TonB-dependent receptor gives rise to the protein MTRALFLFLLGGSLGLALSAQTPSEEPARLEPLVVTAQKRGQSIESVPASLTAYSGTALAALGIDSFDALAPLVPGLFVSTQSPSYPSLNVRGVGTDSNDPRQEPRVSVFLDGVAIGRTAGASVALFDLAQVEVLKGPQGTLFGRHAGSGALSLVTARPAATDSARLALGGGDAGQRRATGFVNTASPDARLSARVAFLFDRADGATPNLAGGPALGGRDTVALRPSLRRQPQPDTTIDLILGYERDTASGTAFKSGVIPTSRGDTDPFTAAELNRGAALGGTRELHSATLSLSHRLAPRWTLVSLTSARRFTAHDESDIDGSRLFLLEAGDHQTGRELSQELRLNFDDDQRLAGFLGLSATRERAAETVDLATDERQLWPFLAGNFRSGLLAAGVPATLVDAAVPPLHPFLPQTNLPAGFAALAFVPPLAPLATLAGAPLRPLAADRYRNDAAFDAVDFFADGTWRATERLELTAGLRLTLEHQTTGYEAPADAVPSTLGFLLGATPNFAIAPTAGRLTDSARSTGWVGRLAARYLATPRASLYATLSRGRRPPALIITSTDRTRAREESIVNAELGAKGQSADARYRWSLAAFAYRYRHFQTSVQDPANLARFVTLDAGSATGRGAEASLTAQLNGACALFATYGYTDATFDDRADNGIAQQFAGSTFRLTSRHTAALGASWTAPFARGRFTFAPRLEYRSAHFFDDDNTRSGGTLRQPGGALLHARASWTSADRRWEITGSVRNALDRATRIDAGNTGASFGIPTFVRGEPRRLAFEVTRTW